TGACGTTGTCCATCACGTCGAGCCCCAGCACGCCGCCGGAGCGGCCCGCGCCAGACACCGCGGCCATCGAGGTCATGAAGACCGTCTTCAGGCCGAAGGCCTTGTGCAGAGGGGCCAGCGCAATCGCCATGCCCGTGGTGTGGCAGTTGGGAATGGCCGTGACAAAGCCCTTCCAGCCACGTCGCGCCGCCATTTCCTTGACGAGGGGCGCGTGGTCGGAGTTCACCCCGGGTATCAGGAGGGGCGAGTCGTCTTCCATCCGGAAGGTCGAGGCGGCGGAGATCACGGGGGTGACCGCCGCATACCTGGGCTCGAGCACCTTGGCCACGTCCGATTCCACGGCCGAGAAGATGAGATCCACGGAGGCGGGGTCGAACCTGGCGCTGTCTTGAATGACCATACCCTTGAATTCTTCGGGCACTTCGCCTTCGGCCCACCAGCCGGTGGCGCCACCGGGAGACTTGATGCCTTCGGTGTAGGGCTTGCCGGCGCTGCGCGGCGAGCCGGCCAGGGCGGTAACCCTGAACCAGGGGTGTGGGGCCAGGCACGCCAGGAATTGCTGGCCCGCGATGCCGGTGGCTCCGATGACGGCGACATTCAATCTCTGTCCGGACATTGCTGAGATCTCCTCTCCTGTCCCGGAAATGAAAAAGGCCCGTGACCTGGTGGTCGCGGGCCTCATTGATCCGAGAACTTCGTGATACTGGGTTAGTAAGCTCCTCCGGCGCGCGCCACCGCGATCGCTGGGCGGCCCGTGGTGCGGGACCCCAGCCTGTCCTTCTCGGTGGTTCGCTTGAACCGACAATGCATGATGCGCGATTATCGGCGAGTGCGGCGCCGGCTGTCAAGCTTGCGCGGCCTGACATCCTAATCATGACCCTCGATACCGGCGGTGCCGCGGCCCTCGTCGCGAAGATCGAATCACTCGGGGCGCGAGTGATAACCCCATGCGCCGCCGGCTCCATGGTGTGGCGCATCTGGGGAGAGGGCCCACCCCTCGTGCTGCTTCACGGCGCGAGCGGCTCCTGGACGCACTGGATCAGAAACGTGCTACCGCTCGCCGCGCGCTTCCGCGTGCTCGCGCCGGACATGCCCGGGTTCGGCGACTCGGATGCGCCGCTCGAGCCTCATACCGCCGACGGGCTCGCTGATCTCGTGGCGTCAGGGCTCGACGCTATCCTGCCGCCACCCGCGGAGCTCGACCTGGCCGGCTTCTCCTTCGGCGGCATCATCGGTGGGCTCATGGCCGCTCGGCTCACGCGGCGCATTCGCACCCTGGTGCTGCTCGGAACGGGCGGCCTTGCCCTGGGTCGGACTCCGACGCGGCCCCTGCTCCGGATTCAGTCGGGCATGGCGCCTGACGAGATCCGGCACGTGTATCGCGAGAATCTCAGGACGCTGATGATCGCGAGCGCCGACAAGGTCGACGACCTGGCGGTGTTTCTCCAGATCGAGAACCTCCGGCGGACGCGGTTCAGGTCAGGGGACATCCCGGAGTCGGATGTCCTGCTGAAGGCGCTGCCGGCAATTCACGCGCGCATCACCAGCATCTGCGGAAGCCTCGATGCATTCACGGGGCCGCATCTCGAGGATTGTCGGCGAATACTGGCGTCGGCTCAGCCGGACCTCGACTTCCGCGTGATCGAGGGCGCCGGCCACTGGACCCCGTACGAAGCCGCCGATCGGGTCAACGCCATCCTGGTCGACATGCTGAGGGAAAGCCCTGGAGCGGGCGCGTCCTAGCCTGGACTATTCGCGAGACAATGCCACCCTGGTCTACTCAGCCCTCGCCTCAGGGCTGCGCCCTTCAGCTCGAACTGCGGCCCTCTCCCTCTCCGAGGGAGAGGGCCGCAGTTCGAGCTGAGCAGCGTAGCTGCGAGGCGAGGGCTGAGTAGATCAGGGGGAGGCCAGGATGCGGTACGCGCGCTTGCGAATAGCTCGGGCTAGCTGAACCGCGGGACCCGCCCGGCCACCGCGCGCACCTTGCGCGGCGCCGCCAGCCAGATGGCCACGGCGGAGAGCGTGCTCATGCCGATGGCGATCCAGAAGGCCAGCGTGTAGCTGCCCGTCGCGTCGTGGAGGGCGCCGGTCAGCCAGGGCCCGACGGCTCCGCCTCCCACGGCGGCCAGCATCAGCGTGCCGAAGACCGTGCCGTAGTGCTTGCCCTGGAAGATCTCCGCGGGAATGGCCCCGACGACGGAGGTGAGGCCGTAGCCGAGCATGCCCTGGGAGATGACCATGAGGTAGAGCAGCACCGGGGTCGGAGCCTCGCGCATGAGGAGCAGCGCGATGTAGCAGATGACGAATCCCAGCCCGCCCACCGTCCACACCCACTCGCGCCCGATCCGGTCCGAGATATGGCCGAGCGCGATCTGGCCCGGGATGCCCGCCAGGCTCACGAACCCGAGCGCCCACGCGGCATAACTCGGGCTGAAGCCGATCTCCATCAGGTACTTGGTCTGGTGCACTTGCACCGCGTACCAGGAGAAAAGACCGGTGAAAAATCCCAGGGCGATCCACCAGAAGCGGGTGGTTCGAACGGCCCGGGCCAGCGTCCAGTCCACGGCCGCCCAGGCCGGATCCACGATATTCGATGGCTGACGGTCGGACTCGCTCTGGGTAAGCGCGCGGTCGCCGTCGGGCTGCAATCCCATGTCTTCGGGTCGGCGCTTGAGCAGGAGATTCAGCGGCGCGAGCAGCGCCAGCACGAGAATGCCCATGGCCCAGCACGCCGCGCGCCACCCCGCGCGACCGATCAGCGACTGGAGCCAGGGCAGCAAGATGATGGAGCCCACACCCACCCCGGAGAAGGCCAGACTCATCGCGAGCCCGCGACGGCGGACGAACCAGTTGGGCAGAAACAATCCTTGCCCGGTGTAGCCGAGACAGACGCTGCCCCCGCCGACCATCACGCCGAGCGTGGCATAGAGATGCCATCGCTGGCTCACGAAGGTGGCAAGGAGCAGCCCCACCCCGATGAAGCCCACACCCAACTCCATCACTACCCGGGGCCCGCGCCTGTCCATGAGCCGCCCGAGGGCCGGACTCAGGACCGCGGACACGAGGAAGCCGAAGGAAAAGGCCCCGGCGGTCACGCCTCGCTCCCAGCCGAACTCGTCGAGGATGGGCGGGAAGAGCAGAGAGAAGGCGGTGCGGGCATTGACGCCCACGCCCATGGTGATGAAGGCGACGGCGACGATGACCCACCCGTAGAAGAAGCGCGAGCGCATGCGACGGGCTACGAAGTCTTCACACAAGCGCGAGGAGGGCCCGATCAGCGGCTGGACGGGCTCGCGGCCACACATTCCTCGAAAAGCTTGAGGGCCGCGCGCGTGAACGCCCACATGTTCGCCTCGCGATCCGCGTCGCCCGTCTCCACGGTGATCACGCGCTCCACGGGCCCGGCCACCGCGATGCACGCATGCCCGCTCTTGTCGCCATAGCGGTTGCCGGTGGGCCCCGCGGCGCCCGTCTCGGAGAGACCCCACGTGGTGCCGAGCTTCTCGCGCGCCGTGCGCGCCTTGAGGAGGGCATAGGGCTCGGAGCTGGAGCGGATGCCGCGCATGGCGTCGTCGGGAATCGCGAGGAAGGCCCGACGCGCCGCCTGCGTGTAGATGACGGCGCCGCCCATGAAGTATGCCGAGGCTCCCGGGATGGAGAGGAGAGCGGCCGAGATCAGGCCGCCCGCCGAGGACTCGGCCACGGCCAGGGTCTCTTTGCGCGCCACGAGACGCGCGGCCACGGATGCGGAGAGGGAGGAGAGATTTTCTGGCATTGTCCTGGGAACCTCCTTGGGGTCTGAACCAGCCCATTGCGCGAGGAGCGCGGAAAGAGTATCAAATAGGAGGACGTTTCGTGTGGTTGACCTTTTGCGTATGCCGAAGCCGGACGGAGGAGACAAGCCCATGGGCCAGAGCCTGGAACAGTTCGCCGCCGAGTGCCGTCGCATCCTGAAGGACACCCCGGGCCCCGACGGGCGCGAGAAGGTCCGCGCGCTCGTGGAGGAGATCCTCAAGGACGACGCTTTCCTCGCCAAGCACGTCGGCGATGATGTCCCCGAGCGGAAGATTCTCTACGAAGATCCCGAGCTCGGTTTCTGCATCCTCGCCCACGTGCATCACGGCGCCAAGGAGAGCGCGCCGCACGATCACGGCCCCACCTGGGCGATCTACGGCCAGGCCGAGGGCGAAACCCTGATGAACGAGTGGGCCATGGTGGAGCCGGCGAGCGAGAAGCAGCCCGGCAAGGTCCGTCACGTCAGGGCCTACCCGCTGAAGCGGGGCATGGCCCACGTCTACAACGAGGGCGATCTCCACTCCCCGAAGCGAGAGGGCTCGACCCGGCTCATTCGCATCGAGGGCCAGAACATGGACAAGGTGAAACGCCTGGCCTACGAAAAAATCTAGCCTGAATCATTCACGAGGGCGCGTACCGGTAACCTCCCCCTTATCTACTCAGCCCTCGCCTCATGGCTTCGCCCTTCAGCTCGAACTGCGGCCCTCTCCCTCGGAGAGGGAGAGGGCAGGGTGAGGGTGGCGTTGTCTCGCGACTAGTCCAGATTAGGCCAGAAAAGAGTCGACGACTTCGTAGCGCTCCGTCGTCACGCTGGCCCCGGTGGCGGCGGAGGTTCCTGCCTGCCTGAGCGCTCGCGCTTGCTCGCTCGCCGCCATCGCTTCCTGACTTTCCCAGAGCGTGACGATCAGCCCCTTGCCCGCCTCGCGGTCCACGAGCCAGTAGACGGCCTTGAGCCCGCGGTCCTTCTGGATGCTCGGCTTGACCTGCTCGCGCGCGCGAACAATCCACCGCTCCAGCTCTTCTGGGGTTCCCTGCCAGGTGCCGATGCGCGCGAAGTCCATGCGGCTCACGATACCTCAGCGACGACAGGACCTCCCCCGGCCTCCTCGAGATCCCAGTTGCCCACGGGCGGACTATAGCGCAAACTTCTCGAGTCTGGCTTCCGGGCCCGGCTTCGGCTAGGATAGGGTGCACGTATAACCGCGAGGAGGCTCACTATGCAGCGCTTCGACAGGCATCGGCAGGACGTCGGCAACATCGTGTTCCTCGAGCACGTCAACGTGCGCGTGCCCGATCAGCGGCTCGCCACCGCCTTCTACATTCAAGGGCTGGGCTTCACGCGCGACCCTTATATCATGGTGGGCGTCGAGAACATGTGGATCAACATGGGCCAGACCCAGTTCCACCTGCCCACGGGCGAGCCCAATCTCATGCGCGGCCACGTGCAGATCGTCGTCCCCGACCTCGAGGCGATCCCCGCGCGGCTCGATGCCGTCCGCGACCATCTCAAGGACACCAAGTTCGGCTACAGCGTGGAGGACAAGTACATCGCCGTCACCACC
This DNA window, taken from Candidatus Methylomirabilota bacterium, encodes the following:
- the asd gene encoding aspartate-semialdehyde dehydrogenase — its product is MSGQRLNVAVIGATGIAGQQFLACLAPHPWFRVTALAGSPRSAGKPYTEGIKSPGGATGWWAEGEVPEEFKGMVIQDSARFDPASVDLIFSAVESDVAKVLEPRYAAVTPVISAASTFRMEDDSPLLIPGVNSDHAPLVKEMAARRGWKGFVTAIPNCHTTGMAIALAPLHKAFGLKTVFMTSMAAVSGAGRSGGVLGLDVMDNVIPYIVGEEEKVQRELTKIFGVFTAGGVTPAKLAVSCTCTRVSVLEGHTEAVFADLGTAASVEEVTAAMRDFAPPELAGLPMAPPASRLIHVHDDPFRPQPRLDRDRGEGMVTTVGRVRKDSALPNGVKFVLVSHNTKMGAAKGAVLVAELLRMKGLI
- a CDS encoding alpha/beta hydrolase — encoded protein: MTLDTGGAAALVAKIESLGARVITPCAAGSMVWRIWGEGPPLVLLHGASGSWTHWIRNVLPLAARFRVLAPDMPGFGDSDAPLEPHTADGLADLVASGLDAILPPPAELDLAGFSFGGIIGGLMAARLTRRIRTLVLLGTGGLALGRTPTRPLLRIQSGMAPDEIRHVYRENLRTLMIASADKVDDLAVFLQIENLRRTRFRSGDIPESDVLLKALPAIHARITSICGSLDAFTGPHLEDCRRILASAQPDLDFRVIEGAGHWTPYEAADRVNAILVDMLRESPGAGAS
- a CDS encoding MFS transporter, with protein sequence MRSRFFYGWVIVAVAFITMGVGVNARTAFSLLFPPILDEFGWERGVTAGAFSFGFLVSAVLSPALGRLMDRRGPRVVMELGVGFIGVGLLLATFVSQRWHLYATLGVMVGGGSVCLGYTGQGLFLPNWFVRRRGLAMSLAFSGVGVGSIILLPWLQSLIGRAGWRAACWAMGILVLALLAPLNLLLKRRPEDMGLQPDGDRALTQSESDRQPSNIVDPAWAAVDWTLARAVRTTRFWWIALGFFTGLFSWYAVQVHQTKYLMEIGFSPSYAAWALGFVSLAGIPGQIALGHISDRIGREWVWTVGGLGFVICYIALLLMREAPTPVLLYLMVISQGMLGYGLTSVVGAIPAEIFQGKHYGTVFGTLMLAAVGGGAVGPWLTGALHDATGSYTLAFWIAIGMSTLSAVAIWLAAPRKVRAVAGRVPRFS
- a CDS encoding CinA family protein, translated to MPENLSSLSASVAARLVARKETLAVAESSAGGLISAALLSIPGASAYFMGGAVIYTQAARRAFLAIPDDAMRGIRSSSEPYALLKARTAREKLGTTWGLSETGAAGPTGNRYGDKSGHACIAVAGPVERVITVETGDADREANMWAFTRAALKLFEECVAASPSSR
- a CDS encoding antibiotic biosynthesis monooxygenase, which gives rise to MDFARIGTWQGTPEELERWIVRAREQVKPSIQKDRGLKAVYWLVDREAGKGLIVTLWESQEAMAASEQARALRQAGTSAATGASVTTERYEVVDSFLA